GAAAGTATATTAGAAATGTTGAATCTATTTGTCTCCGAGCTTTCGGAGCCAATTCGAATTTTGGATCTGGAATTGAATCATCCGGGTCCGAGTTATACGATTGAAACGATTCAAAAACTCAAAATTCTCCATCCGAATCGAGAGTTTGTTCTTTTAATCGGAGAGGATAATTATTCCAATTTTCACGAGTGGAGGAATTATGAAAAAATTTTGGATGAAGTTCGAAAAGTTTTCGTCTTTCGAAGATTCTCGGAAGTAGTTCCTCAGAATTCAAAACTTTTCTCTCAATTTCAATTTTTGAAAAATCCTTTGATTCCGGCGAGTTCCACGGACTTAAGGCAATCATTCT
The nucleotide sequence above comes from Leptospira weilii. Encoded proteins:
- the nadD gene encoding nicotinate (nicotinamide) nucleotide adenylyltransferase, with the translated sequence MTSPILTGIFGGSFDPPHEGHSGILKSFFREVPECKEVFLIPNRKNPLKGEKFSSPESILEMLNLFVSELSEPIRILDLELNHPGPSYTIETIQKLKILHPNREFVLLIGEDNYSNFHEWRNYEKILDEVRKVFVFRRFSEVVPQNSKLFSQFQFLKNPLIPASSTDLRQSFFQSTTPNRIPKKVLDYILKNELYSK